In one window of Carassius auratus strain Wakin unplaced genomic scaffold, ASM336829v1 scaf_tig00214358, whole genome shotgun sequence DNA:
- the LOC113091918 gene encoding uncharacterized protein LOC113091918 isoform X2: protein MVLIDWQCRFCFAKRSEIQEEEEVVQSEHFLCRFKIEIQLHLPLLSSVAYLAKTCKPNFQELDRFTQRFIHIFKAKGGDIGCKLKKILQQIENEKSEIIGRRTAVLHGLPLLLRADPTDFYKTCFDCDDKGEMSGISIGILFVIPEDSATVPYCLHLDATFTAIILEGRVVMDDLGNLPKAMCLLFWLIYALNVEYPAVLKNMFDFFQSVIVTRGKSLKPEKSPVAVTLLCHD, encoded by the exons atg GTGCTCATTGATTGGCAGTGTCGGTTCTGCTTTGCCAAAAGGAGTGAAatccaggaggaggaggaggtggtccAGTCGGAACATTTTCTATGCAGATTTAAAATCGAAATTCAACTTCATTTACCACTTTTGAG TTCAGTCGCATATCTGGCAAAAACCTGCAAACCGAATTTTCAAGAACTGGACAGATTCACTCAACGGTTCATTCATATCTTCAAGGCCAAAGGGGGAGACATTGGATGTAAGCTTAAGAAGATTCTGCAACAGATTGAAAATGAG AAATCTGAAATCATTGGTAGGCGAACAGCCGTTCTTCATGGCCTTCCACTTCTCCTTAGAGCAGACCCGACTGATTTTTACAAGACATGTTTT GACTGTGATGACAAAGGAGAGATGTCCGGAATTTCAATCGGAATATTGTTTGTGATACCTGAGGACTCTGCAACCGTGCCTTACTGTTTGCATCTGGATGCCACATTCACTGCAATTATTTTGGAAGGTAGAGTTGTAATGGATGATCTGGGAAACCTTCCCAAAGCAATGTGCctgcttttttggctcatttatGCTCTGAATGTAGAGTATCCTGCTGTACTGAAGAACATGTTTGATTTCTTTCAAAGTGTGATTGTCACTCGGGGCAAGTCTCTCAAACCTGAAAAATCGCCTGTTGCTGTAACATTGTTGTGCCATGATTGA
- the LOC113091918 gene encoding uncharacterized protein LOC113091918 isoform X1: MVLIDWQCRFCFAKRSEIQEEEEVVQSEHFLCRFKIEIQLHLPLLRYWSSVAYLAKTCKPNFQELDRFTQRFIHIFKAKGGDIGCKLKKILQQIENEKSEIIGRRTAVLHGLPLLLRADPTDFYKTCFDCDDKGEMSGISIGILFVIPEDSATVPYCLHLDATFTAIILEGRVVMDDLGNLPKAMCLLFWLIYALNVEYPAVLKNMFDFFQSVIVTRGKSLKPEKSPVAVTLLCHD, translated from the exons atg GTGCTCATTGATTGGCAGTGTCGGTTCTGCTTTGCCAAAAGGAGTGAAatccaggaggaggaggaggtggtccAGTCGGAACATTTTCTATGCAGATTTAAAATCGAAATTCAACTTCATTTACCACTTTTGAG atattgGAGTTCAGTCGCATATCTGGCAAAAACCTGCAAACCGAATTTTCAAGAACTGGACAGATTCACTCAACGGTTCATTCATATCTTCAAGGCCAAAGGGGGAGACATTGGATGTAAGCTTAAGAAGATTCTGCAACAGATTGAAAATGAG AAATCTGAAATCATTGGTAGGCGAACAGCCGTTCTTCATGGCCTTCCACTTCTCCTTAGAGCAGACCCGACTGATTTTTACAAGACATGTTTT GACTGTGATGACAAAGGAGAGATGTCCGGAATTTCAATCGGAATATTGTTTGTGATACCTGAGGACTCTGCAACCGTGCCTTACTGTTTGCATCTGGATGCCACATTCACTGCAATTATTTTGGAAGGTAGAGTTGTAATGGATGATCTGGGAAACCTTCCCAAAGCAATGTGCctgcttttttggctcatttatGCTCTGAATGTAGAGTATCCTGCTGTACTGAAGAACATGTTTGATTTCTTTCAAAGTGTGATTGTCACTCGGGGCAAGTCTCTCAAACCTGAAAAATCGCCTGTTGCTGTAACATTGTTGTGCCATGATTGA